Proteins from a single region of Desulfovibrio porci:
- a CDS encoding winged helix-turn-helix transcriptional regulator yields the protein MAEEQTRENTDRRDRRQNPVPVQRHCPVEATADLIGGKYKSLILYKLTGETLRFSQLRKAVPCATPKVLTRQLRDLERDGLVRREVFPVVPPKVEYSLTDFGRSIRPVLEAMSAWGRGYLQERRRKEKNAEDETA from the coding sequence ATGGCCGAGGAACAGACGCGAGAAAACACAGACCGCCGCGACAGGAGGCAAAATCCCGTTCCCGTGCAGCGGCATTGCCCGGTGGAAGCCACGGCGGATCTCATCGGCGGGAAGTATAAATCTCTGATTCTCTACAAGCTCACGGGTGAAACCTTGCGCTTTTCACAATTGCGCAAGGCCGTGCCCTGTGCCACGCCCAAAGTGCTGACCCGGCAATTGCGCGATCTGGAAAGGGACGGTCTGGTGCGGCGGGAAGTCTTTCCCGTGGTCCCGCCCAAGGTGGAGTATTCGCTGACGGACTTCGGCAGAAGCATCAGGCCGGTTCTGGAGGCCATGTCAGCCTGGGGGCGCGGCTATCTGCAAGAGCGGCGGCGTAAGGAAAAAAACGCTGAAGACGAAACCGCCTGA